A genomic segment from Comamonas terrigena NBRC 13299 encodes:
- a CDS encoding LysE family translocator, with amino-acid sequence MDTLTPTLTLTTLLPLAMFAIVSSITPGPNNVMLTASGATFGYRRTLPHMLGISAGGALMLLLVGAGLGTAFSTWPLLYTLLQIAGGIYLLWLAWKISQAGGIQEGRTHGKPFSFWQAAAFQWVNPKAWIMTVGIVAAYTPRESFVANLLLATLVLAMVNFPCISVWTLFGSAVGRALRTPQALRWFNRSMAFLLLLSLYPIARELFAHGA; translated from the coding sequence ATGGACACCCTGACCCCGACGCTGACCCTGACCACCCTGCTGCCGCTGGCGATGTTCGCCATCGTCAGCTCCATCACCCCCGGCCCCAACAATGTGATGCTGACCGCATCGGGCGCCACCTTCGGCTACCGCCGCACCCTGCCCCACATGCTGGGCATCAGCGCGGGCGGCGCCCTGATGCTGCTGCTGGTGGGCGCCGGCCTGGGCACCGCCTTCAGCACCTGGCCGCTGCTCTACACCCTGCTGCAGATCGCGGGCGGCATCTACCTGCTGTGGCTGGCCTGGAAGATCAGCCAGGCGGGCGGCATCCAGGAAGGCCGGACCCACGGCAAACCCTTCTCGTTCTGGCAGGCTGCCGCCTTCCAGTGGGTCAACCCCAAGGCCTGGATCATGACCGTGGGCATCGTCGCGGCCTACACCCCGCGCGAGAGCTTTGTGGCCAACCTGCTGCTGGCCACCCTGGTGCTGGCGATGGTGAACTTCCCCTGCATCAGCGTCTGGACCCTGTTCGGCAGCGCCGTGGGCCGGGCACTGCGCACGCCGCAGGCGCTGCGCTGGTTCAACCGCAGCATGGCCTTTTTGCTGCTGCTGTCGCTCTACCCCATTGCCCGGGAACTGTTCGCCCACGGCGCCTGA
- a CDS encoding MATE family efflux transporter, with the protein MNPPVARAAMPVAATTATATTNETATVTAAAGPAVQPATAAMAGGSPLLTGPILPTLLRLSVPNVLALVMSVLVGVAETYYVGQLGTVPLAAMALVFPFAMLTQMMSNGAMGGGVSSAISRALGAGDRNKAGTLALHAIAIGAGVGLAYALLFVLCGPVFFGWLGGQGEVLHTASGYGQVLFSGAMLVWLCNTLASVVRGTGNMRVPSSVVFAVAVLQIAVGGALGLGLGPFPRWGMTGVAVGNIVAMACGVLVLLAYLQWGQTRVRIPWRGVQLSWPMFRDILRVGALACLSPVQSVLTALIMTGLVARLGPQALAGYGIGQRLEFLLIPIAFGVGVASVPMVGMAMGAGQVQRARRVAWAAGWVAAVALTGIGALVVLWPQLWSRIFTTDAQVLHHADLYLRMAGPGFAFFGMGLALYFAALGSGRIWGPVLAGTARLVVVAGLGLWLSQQAGVTAQSLFLVVTAGMVVYGLGTAWAVWRTRWD; encoded by the coding sequence ATGAACCCGCCGGTGGCCCGTGCCGCGATGCCGGTGGCGGCAACGACCGCGACAGCGACAACGAACGAGACTGCGACCGTGACCGCTGCGGCCGGCCCCGCTGTGCAGCCGGCCACGGCCGCAATGGCGGGCGGCTCGCCGCTGCTCACCGGCCCCATCCTGCCCACCTTACTGCGGCTGTCGGTGCCGAATGTGCTGGCGCTGGTGATGTCGGTGCTGGTGGGGGTGGCCGAAACCTATTACGTGGGCCAGCTGGGCACGGTGCCGCTGGCGGCCATGGCCCTGGTGTTCCCGTTCGCCATGCTCACGCAGATGATGAGCAACGGCGCCATGGGCGGGGGCGTGTCCTCGGCCATCAGCCGGGCGCTGGGGGCGGGCGACCGCAACAAGGCGGGCACCCTGGCACTGCATGCGATTGCCATCGGTGCCGGGGTGGGCCTGGCCTATGCGCTGCTGTTCGTGCTGTGCGGCCCGGTGTTCTTTGGCTGGCTGGGCGGGCAGGGCGAGGTGCTGCACACCGCCAGCGGCTACGGCCAGGTGCTGTTCAGTGGCGCCATGCTGGTGTGGTTGTGCAACACGCTGGCTTCGGTGGTGCGTGGCACCGGCAATATGCGCGTGCCGTCCTCGGTGGTGTTTGCCGTGGCGGTGCTGCAGATTGCGGTGGGCGGTGCGCTGGGCCTGGGCCTGGGGCCGTTTCCGCGCTGGGGCATGACCGGGGTGGCCGTGGGCAATATCGTGGCCATGGCCTGCGGGGTGCTGGTGCTGCTGGCCTATCTGCAGTGGGGCCAGACCCGGGTGCGCATCCCCTGGCGCGGGGTGCAGCTGTCCTGGCCGATGTTCAGGGACATTCTGCGGGTGGGGGCGCTGGCCTGCCTGTCGCCGGTGCAGTCGGTGCTGACCGCGTTGATCATGACCGGCCTGGTGGCGCGGCTGGGGCCGCAGGCGCTGGCGGGCTACGGTATCGGCCAGCGGCTGGAGTTTTTGCTGATTCCCATTGCCTTTGGCGTGGGCGTGGCTTCGGTGCCCATGGTGGGCATGGCCATGGGGGCCGGCCAGGTGCAGCGCGCACGGCGCGTGGCCTGGGCGGCGGGCTGGGTGGCGGCGGTGGCGCTGACCGGCATTGGCGCCCTGGTGGTGCTGTGGCCGCAGCTGTGGTCGCGCATCTTCACCACCGACGCCCAGGTGCTGCACCATGCCGACCTGTACCTGCGCATGGCCGGGCCGGGCTTTGCCTTCTTTGGCATGGGGCTGGCGCTGTATTTCGCGGCGCTGGGCTCGGGCCGCATCTGGGGGCCGGTGCTGGCGGGCACGGCGCGGCTGGTGGTGGTGGCCGGGCTGGGCCTGTGGCTGAGCCAGCAGGCCGGCGTGACGGCGCAGTCGCTGTTCCTGGTGGTCACCGCCGGCATGGTGGTCTATGGCCTGGGCACGGCCTGGGCCGTGTGGCGCACGCGCTGGGACTGA
- a CDS encoding MarR family winged helix-turn-helix transcriptional regulator yields the protein MPPPSSASPLAATPAPSSAPTASPARCTSFMARSLSRKISQFYDDMLAPSGLRGTQFNLLGQARRAKDGPLTVSRLAELLNTDRTTLTRNLQTLQAQGLIEVVAGVDARSRCVRVTEAGEQAHRLGAQYWRQAQQQVRALCGEDTIAQLEQVVDHMLGQLQAATPVVGTPAAADAAQEAP from the coding sequence ATGCCGCCCCCGTCGTCCGCTTCCCCCCTCGCTGCCACGCCGGCACCATCGTCGGCCCCCACGGCCAGCCCGGCCCGCTGCACCAGCTTCATGGCGCGCAGCCTGTCGCGCAAGATTTCGCAGTTCTACGACGACATGCTGGCCCCCAGCGGCCTGCGTGGCACCCAGTTCAATCTGCTGGGGCAGGCGCGCCGTGCCAAGGACGGCCCGCTCACGGTGTCCCGCCTGGCGGAGCTGCTGAACACCGACCGCACCACGCTGACCCGCAATCTGCAGACGCTGCAGGCGCAGGGGCTGATCGAGGTGGTGGCCGGGGTCGACGCCCGCAGCCGCTGCGTGCGGGTGACGGAGGCCGGCGAACAGGCCCACCGCCTTGGCGCACAGTACTGGCGCCAGGCCCAGCAGCAGGTGCGGGCACTGTGCGGCGAAGACACTATTGCCCAGCTGGAGCAGGTGGTGGACCACATGCTGGGGCAGCTGCAGGCGGCAACGCCCGTGGTCGGTACGCCGGCCGCTGCTGACGCCGCGCAGGAGGCACCATGA
- a CDS encoding ABC transporter ATP-binding protein — protein MLKIDQLHAYYGKSHVLHGVSLQVAPGEIVALLGRNGSGRSTTAKAIMGLVDWEGDIRWKDQALTGRKTFEIAHLGLGYVPESRDVFPNLTVHQNLLLGQKGKGKGSRWSFDDMYAMFPRLKERQHTEAGVMSGGEQQMLTLCRTLMGDPDLIIIDEPTEGLAPKIVELVGEYLGRLRERGVSVLLIEQKLTIAMKISDRALVMGHGAIVYDGTPADLLRNERVRKEWLEV, from the coding sequence ATGCTGAAGATTGACCAACTGCACGCCTATTACGGCAAAAGCCATGTGCTGCACGGCGTGAGCCTGCAGGTGGCGCCGGGCGAGATCGTGGCCCTGCTGGGACGCAACGGATCGGGCCGCAGCACCACGGCCAAGGCCATCATGGGCCTGGTGGACTGGGAGGGCGACATCCGCTGGAAGGACCAGGCGCTGACCGGGCGCAAGACCTTTGAGATCGCCCACCTGGGCCTGGGCTATGTGCCGGAAAGCCGCGATGTGTTCCCCAATCTGACGGTGCACCAGAACCTGCTGCTGGGCCAGAAAGGCAAGGGCAAAGGCAGCCGCTGGAGCTTTGACGACATGTACGCCATGTTCCCGCGCCTGAAGGAGCGCCAGCACACCGAGGCCGGCGTGATGTCGGGCGGCGAGCAGCAGATGCTGACCCTGTGCCGCACGCTGATGGGCGACCCGGACCTGATCATCATCGACGAGCCCACCGAGGGCCTGGCGCCCAAGATCGTGGAGCTGGTGGGCGAATACCTGGGCCGGCTGCGCGAGCGCGGGGTGTCGGTGTTGCTGATCGAGCAGAAGCTGACCATTGCCATGAAGATTTCGGACCGGGCGCTGGTGATGGGCCATGGCGCCATCGTCTACGACGGCACGCCGGCCGATCTGCTGCGCAACGAGCGTGTGCGCAAGGAGTGGCTGGAGGTGTGA
- a CDS encoding ABC transporter ATP-binding protein gives MSEQASHYALELRAVRKSFGKAEIICGADLAVRPGERVAVIGPNGAGKSTLFNLISGRFAPSSGEIYLHGQRIDGKQPFEINRAGLSRSFQITNIFPKLSVFENLRCSVLWSMGYRYSFLRFLSRMDDVNARAEQLLAQIRLERRRDTLAVNLTYAEQRALEIGITIAGGASVILLDEPTAGMSNSETGRFIQLIREVTEGRTLLTVEHDMGVVFGLADKIAVVVYGEVIAFDTPERVRADPRVQEAYLGSSVADAQAGAH, from the coding sequence ATGAGCGAGCAGGCATCCCACTACGCACTGGAGCTGCGCGCGGTGCGCAAGAGCTTCGGCAAGGCCGAGATCATCTGCGGCGCCGACCTGGCGGTGCGCCCGGGCGAGCGCGTGGCCGTGATCGGCCCCAACGGTGCCGGCAAGAGCACCTTGTTCAACCTGATCAGCGGGCGCTTTGCGCCCAGCAGCGGCGAGATCTACCTGCACGGCCAGCGCATCGACGGCAAGCAGCCGTTCGAGATCAACCGCGCCGGGCTGTCGCGCAGCTTCCAGATCACCAACATCTTCCCCAAGCTCAGCGTGTTCGAGAACCTGCGCTGCAGCGTGCTGTGGAGCATGGGCTACCGCTACAGCTTTCTGCGCTTTCTGTCGCGCATGGACGATGTGAACGCACGGGCCGAGCAGCTGCTGGCCCAGATCCGGCTGGAGCGCCGGCGCGACACGCTGGCCGTGAACCTGACCTATGCCGAGCAGCGGGCGCTGGAGATTGGCATCACCATTGCCGGCGGGGCCAGCGTGATCCTGCTGGACGAGCCCACGGCCGGCATGAGCAACAGCGAGACCGGCCGCTTCATCCAGCTGATCCGCGAGGTGACCGAGGGCCGCACCCTGCTGACGGTGGAGCATGACATGGGCGTGGTGTTCGGCCTGGCGGACAAGATCGCCGTGGTGGTCTATGGCGAGGTGATTGCCTTCGACACGCCCGAGCGGGTGCGGGCCGATCCGCGGGTGCAGGAAGCCTATCTGGGCTCCAGCGTGGCCGATGCCCAGGCCGGCGCGCATTGA